From the Diceros bicornis minor isolate mBicDic1 chromosome 19, mDicBic1.mat.cur, whole genome shotgun sequence genome, one window contains:
- the LOC131418133 gene encoding small ribosomal subunit protein eS24-like produces the protein MNDTVTIRTRKFMTNQLVQQKQMVIDVLHPGKATVPKTEIREKLAKMYKTTPDVIFVFGFRTHFGGGKTTGFGMIYDSLDYAKKNEPKHRLARHGLYEKKKTSRKQRKERKNRMKKVRGTAKANVGAGKKKE, from the coding sequence ATGAACGACACAGTAACTATCCGGACCAGGAAGTTCATGACCAACCAACTAGTTCAGCAGAAACAAATGGTCATCGATGTCCTTCACCCTGGGAAGGCAACAGTACCTAAGACAGAAATTCGGGAAAAACTAGCCAAAATGTACAAGACCACACCAGATGTCATCTTTGTATTTGGATTCAGAACCCATTTTGGTGGTGGGAAGACAACTGGCTTTGGCATGATTTATGATTCCTTGGATTATGCAAAGAAAAATGAACCCAAACACAGACTTGCAAGACATGGCCTGTATGAGAAGAAAAAGACCTCAAGAAAACAGCGAAAGGAACGCAAGAACAGAATGAAGAAAGTCAGGGGAACTGCGAAGGCCAATGTTGGTGCTGGCAAAAAAAAGGAGTAA
- the LOC131418179 gene encoding agouti-signaling protein-like, with translation MLEALRQPEVKTQALGLQKHLTLLLLSLLEALNKKSRKISRKEAEKKKRSSKKNASMKKVARPRPLPPAPCVATRDSCKPPAPACCDPCASCHCRFSRSACSCRVLNPAC, from the exons ATGTTAGAGGCTCTGAGACAGCCTGAAGTCAAGACACAAg CTCTGGGCCTCCAGAAACATCTGACTTTGCTCCTTCTGTCTCTCTTGGAAGCACTGAACAAGAAATCCAGAAAGATCAGCAGAAAAGAGGCAGAAAAGAAGAAGAGATCTTCCAAG AAAAACGCTTCGATGAAGAAGGTGGCGCGGCCGCGGCCCCTGCCGCCCGCCCCCTGCGTGGCCACCCGCGACAGCTgcaagccgccggcgcccgcctGCTGCGACCCGTGCGCCTCGTGCCACTGCCGCTTCTCCCGCAGCGCCTGCTCCTGCCGCGTGCTCAACCCCGCCTGCTGA